The window CATGAAGTTTACAGCAAACACCTGCAGGGTTTTGGGCTCCTGACAGTATTTGCACTTGATTCTATGAGAAGTGCCTATGTGAAATGGCAGCACATGAAGCAGAGCATTAGCTTTGAGACTGCAACTTCAGTGCTCAAACTCCAGGGCCAGTGTTTGGCTCACAACAAAGCCCTGTACATGGAGCCTAGGTGTGCCTGTGCCCACGTGCCTCAGGTGTGGCACTGCACTCTGTGCTCCCCCACACTCAGCAAGGTCCCTCCAACTGCAAACAGGacaccactgctgctgaggTAGACTGAAAAATGTCTCTAGCCACATTGCTCTGAGCACAGGCAAGCTAATCAAGGAAAAAGGGCTTACAAAAACATCACGGAACTACCTTGTCTGTTTTCTTAATGTTTGATGAAAACCCAAGAATGAAAAATCTGTCCTACTAACCTGGCTGAAAATAATACAGGCCTTTAACCATGTTAATAGCTTATCCAAGAACTCATCTAGGTTCCCATTCCTTCTTTCCTCAGAAGGAGCTGGTGCAACATTACCCCTCCAAGTAATGACACCAGCCCCGTGGTCACTACTGTCGCATCTGTGGCTGGTAGGTTAGAAAAACTTGCAATCCTGCCATTGAATTCCTGCTGtggaaaatgttaatttttattgctttataaaACAATAGTTCCTTTGAAGATTACAGCCTCTTTCACAATAGAAAACACAGACAATGGGAtttgctatttaattttttttaattgagcactgtaaaaataactcaaaagataaataaatgttACTGTGATGATCTATGTCCAGACATTAAGAATTTTCTCTCTCTACATTGTTTTATTCACAATGGCCTTCAAATCACAGGAGACGGTGATCCCAGttcatttcctctcttttcagcCCATGTTGCTGGATTTCTGAATCAGTGTTCACCCCATCCTCCCCCCAGACCATCCTCGTCTCATGTATAAATCAAGTCCAGTCATTGTTCACACAGAAcggatttttctcttctctgtgaaGAGGACACGTTGTTTtgctacagggaaaaaaaaaagaaaaaaggaatccGTTAAGAAGCCTGAAGTGTTAAAATTCAATTCAACCAGCCCACGttccttttctcctggctgCCTTCACTGCTTAAATGAGTGTGGAGCAACTGACTGGCACAGCACTGTTGTTAACCAACTCTTGAAGGAGTTGCATGGTGCTTTCACTTTACCACATGTAATTTTTAGTTCCTAAGATGTCCACTTTACCTCTGTGAGAATAACTGTCAGAATGCAAGTGACTGAAAACACtcaacagctgctctgtgtgactAGCTGTTCAATGTAGGGACAAAAATAGgttctttctgctttctacTACTCTTCAACTCCAGAGCCCAAACAACTACAGATGATGAGTTGGATCCAGTTGGCCTCACAGACTGACTGAGAACTTAACCAGTTGTCCTGTGGATCTCAGCAAGGCACAAACTGGCTGGGACCATAATGCCTGATGCAGgtgtttgcaaaaaaaacctgcagggGCAGGTTAAGCATAGTCAACACattaataaaaaccaaaaattacaaaataaagcagagcaAAGCTTTAAAATGCCATCTGAAAATCAACAGTTTGGTTAGTTTCATTATATGAATTCCTTTGAAAGCGACGCAAGAGCAATCCACACAACAAAATCTCTTCTTCCACAAAAAAGTTTCGTTTTAAGAAATCCTGCAGATAGTACAGATTCTGTTGCTGCAGTTGGGAGGTAGTGAAACTTGGGCAATCCTGCCACTACTTCACTAAAATGCTTCATTCTGTGGATGTCCCAGGTTTCTAAGAAGTATAAAACATAAGGTGAAAACACATGCCAAGTGAAAATGCTTCCAAACATATTCCTGATGTGAGTTGTTATCTAGACTCAAATTTACTTCCCTTCACACATGCAACACTTTCTCACATCAATTTCTCACTTGTGTTCTACTACAGGCTACAAAGATCAAACCTTTCTTCAGCAACCTACTACATGTTCTGagttcttctctttcttcactTCCCTACAAGTTGCAAAGCCTCTGGAGGATCACTCTGCACAGTGTTTCAGTGccataattactttttttattcAATAATATAATCCCAGAGATCTCTGATTGCCCTTCTGTGTGGAATTCAAAAGGAAAGCCACAATCTCTGTCACCTTTGAAAACTGCATATTGCTTCCCTGGTGGTGTCTCTCACCTCTCAAAGCTCCTGTACTGTTAGCTCTGAGAATGAAAAGGTAGTCCTCTaacaagaaaattttaagaaaaaataaatttgaatcaCATGCATTATCACAGCATTGAACTGGCCATGCATTCTCTACTTAGAGCTGCTTAATAAATTTCTTACATTCTACAACtttaaataaaccttttttgCATTAGCTACACCATGTTATTTCTAATATGGTTTGGTTTAAGCTTTTTAACACtaaattcagcttttcagtGCTAACAACAGAAACTTGAACCCTTAGTCACATTTCAAAAAGCTGGGTGAGCAAAAGACTGTGGCAGGTGCTACAACCTGTCCAACAGATCAGATTCTGAAACTGAGAATATCTGCAAGGACCAGGGGAACAAAGAAGAATCCACTAACTGCCATCTGGAGAATGGTATCATTTCTGGAATAGGAAAAATCTGTGCCTatttctttagaagaaaaagtcCATTTTGTAAGAGGTGGTTAAAATTTCTCATCTAGAGCTCCCATGGCAGCTTAACAGAACACTTCTGTTGATGCATACTTTGTGCCTGCTTGTTGGAGGTAGCAGTGTAGCAAACCACACAAAGAAACAGAATGAAAGAACTCCTGTGTCACTTGACTTCGCCAGTGACATGTGGCATGGCTGTCATCAAAGTCTCTGATGTGTCAGGCAAGTCATTACTTTGTTTCACTGCCACAATCTGTAAAATGAGGGTAACATTTACTTCCCACTGGAATGTCATGAAGAACAGCAACTGTACAGTCATTTGAGTATGAAACATGTTATGACATATTCTGCTTAGATGGGAAAAATCCTGTTGCATTCAAATCTTGTCTCCCACAGAGTCAGAGAAGCTCACACGAAGCACGAGCCCTTACCGATGGGATCGTATCTCAGCAGGACCAGTTTTTCCTGCAGCCGCAGTCTCCTGATGTTGAAGCAGTAGCCTGTCTCTGCAGCACTCTTCATCCTCACCAGAATGTATCTACAGTCACAAGGGATGGCTCTGTGTCAGTGCACAGGCACTCAGTGAGGGCCCATCAATCTGCCAGGGCACGGGCCATGGACAAGCTTTCAGCACACAGTCTGGCACAGTCACATAAGACACTTCATTTCAACTTCAGGGATGGGAGTATCAAAACTATGCATGCTTAACTTTTAACACAGACAAACACTAAACCATAAGCTCCAGCATCAAGTTTAAGTAAGTAATTCCTTAGGGATATTAAGGATATATCCTTAATATACAAGGATACAAGCCTAGAGAGAAGTAGCTCCTCCAAAAAACAGTGAGGTGGGAGGAATagaaacaggagaaacaaaaagaaCTAGGAAAATCAGCATGCAGTTGAGTCACTAAGGCTTAAAAGCTAAGGGCAAGAGAGGAAGAATGATGGTAGTTAAAGATGTTCAGGCTGTAGATAACACTGTATCACAGACTATCACTTCCTCATGCAGAGAGGAAGCTAAGCAGATAGGCTGGCACAAGAGGCATGCgaaaggagaagcagaaccCGTTGGCACCATCCTGCTAGAGATACAGAACTTGTTATTAACCCAGCCACGGGAACCCCCTTCCCCACTGGAGGGCTCCTGGTTTGCggggcaggctggcagcaaCTGCGGTGTCCCGGGAGCACGAGACTGAGGAAGCTGCTCCACACTTCCAGTCTGGAAGTATGCCAAGACCCAAGCAACTTCCtagtttcaaaataaatgtaaaaccCTCTAACCAGTCTCCTTCCCTTCCATTTCAATGAAGAGATGGATACATCTCagttaattttccattttcctgtattttcctgtttctaaCACAAAATGGTCTGTCAAAATGAACCTGTTCTTTGTCACTTGTACAGCTCTGACCAGTTACTTCCTTAAGCTCCTTTTCAGCTTTACAATCTAATTTACCATTGAGTTCAAAATAAAGACACTGGATTCCTGCAGACAACTAACTGAACATACTATTGGGATTATCCCTGGTTGTTGTCCTCTCCTGTACACTACTGCAGGTGTGCTGTGAAGCTTCAGTAACCACAAAGACTCCTTTCCCTATATCTCACTCACTTCCTCAAAGCCTCTGGGCAGTTTCCCCTTTCTGGGGGAATCAGTGGCATCAGTGTGGCCAGGCCTTCAAATTCTTGTGCACCACACATTTGAGGCCAAGCCCATTCCAAACAATACACCTTGCTCAAAAAAATTACACCTGTGTGAAGGAACGTAACAAGGAGCAGAGGTAGAAAACACTAGAAAGCTGTCAGGGCACAGGAAGAAATCCAAGGGGAGTGGAGAAGGATAAATAATATAAGAACATATTCCTGGAGTGCATATGGGACtgtaaaagaacagaaagaaacattgggataaaaaaataaaagggagtGTGTGGTAGAAATCCCTACATGAACAACAGTAACACCATTTTAAAAAGCTACTTTTTCACCTTGCAGAAACCTCCTggtttgctgtgtttgttttttgaacAGATAACAGTAGAACAATGAGATGTCAAACAGCTCTCTGTCAGGCACATACTTGGGAAGTGCTTTCTTAATTTAAAAGCCTGACAATTGTGCAGAAATTCTGTAACAGAAGAATCTGCTCAAATGTGGCAAGTGGCTGGtactggctctgctgggggcagattcttaaaaaaaccaaaatacagaaaatgtacCAAAGGCCATAGATCCCAGGCTGTGTGGTATCAAGTATAATACACTCACACAGAATGCAGcttctgggaagggaaaataGGAATATGTCCACATAAATGTACCAGTTTAGGCTCTTGGATTTGTCTAGCTAATTTTCTTACAAAGAGCATTTTGGATCCAAGTCAGTTTCTCCACATAATCTTGTTTCCTTGTGCCCACATTGTAAGAGCACTGGTGTGCTCAAAGCACatattcctttctttccaaTCCTTAACACAGGTCAGAGGACTGTGACTAATTTCCTTCCAGAGCCCACTAAcatctctgctgagctggaCTAGAGAGCAAACTGAGATGCCCAGAGCACTGACTGCCCCCATCCATTCCTCACACCCAAACTCAGGAATATGCTCAGCCTAGGAAGTGTTCTGCACTCTGGCTATGGCAAAGCTTCACAGCACCTGCCCAAAGTCCACACCACAGACAACAAAGACCCATGCTGTACCTTGGTTTACTCTCCTCAGCTAAAAAGGTATGACAgctgaacaacaggaaaaatagtTGGATAATTTACAACCTCTCTAATCACCAAGCACAGAGGTGTGCTCCCCATGTGCAGGGCACTTTGGAGATTACTGCTGAGCCCAATCCAACAGCTCATAGGACAAAACCTGCCTTTGCTGCAAGTTCAGAACCCATGGGAGAGTTTCACACCATTCTGTACTTACCTGTGAGAAGACACACATCCAGAATGGCTGAGAGGATGCAGCCAGATTCAAGGACTGGAATTCTCTCaggtatattaaaaaaatctatagaAACTTAACATTTTGTAAAGATACAACATTACAGTAATCAAAAACTGGTGAGGAAAAACATCACTTACTTAGATTTGCTCTTGGCcactgatttggttttttttcagcatgaagaagagaaaaacagaagaaacagttACCATTTTATCTTGTTTGCTTTATATGCAACATACTAAGA of the Camarhynchus parvulus chromosome 3, STF_HiC, whole genome shotgun sequence genome contains:
- the MRPL33 gene encoding 39S ribosomal protein L33, mitochondrial gives rise to the protein MFLTAAALAKSKSKYILVRMKSAAETGYCFNIRRLRLQEKLVLLRYDPIAKQRVLFTEKRKIRSV